In Candidatus Zixiibacteriota bacterium, one genomic interval encodes:
- a CDS encoding sigma-70 family RNA polymerase sigma factor: MPELDKNLIASALSGNQDAYRELMERHRPAIFHIVFKFVREKEASADLVQETFMKAFASLETYRSEYKFSTWLYRIAANSAIDYLRKQRIHTLSLDSHSDDEENSATMDVADLSYHPERELEERERRISIQDAIDSLPEKYRIVIMYRHKDDRSYEEIAEALGIPIGTVKARIFRARELLKKKLKSV; this comes from the coding sequence TTGCCGGAACTTGACAAGAATCTGATCGCCAGCGCTCTCTCGGGGAACCAGGATGCATACCGGGAGTTGATGGAACGCCACCGCCCGGCGATATTTCACATCGTCTTCAAGTTCGTTCGGGAAAAAGAGGCCAGCGCCGATTTGGTACAGGAGACTTTTATGAAAGCTTTTGCGTCGCTCGAAACATATCGTTCGGAATACAAGTTCTCCACCTGGCTCTACCGCATTGCGGCCAACTCGGCCATAGACTACCTTCGCAAACAGCGGATTCACACGCTTTCGCTCGATTCTCATTCCGACGACGAGGAAAACTCGGCCACGATGGATGTAGCCGACCTATCATATCATCCGGAAAGAGAGCTGGAGGAGCGCGAAAGGCGGATTTCGATTCAGGATGCGATCGACTCGCTCCCGGAGAAATACCGGATTGTTATCATGTATCGGCATAAGGACGACCGCTCGTATGAGGAAATCGCGGAGGCGCTCGGTATCCCTATCGGGACGGTCAAAGCGAGGATATTCCGCGCCCGCGAATTGCTGAAGAAAAAGCTGAAATCAGTTTAA